A portion of the Vespula vulgaris chromosome 24, iyVesVulg1.1, whole genome shotgun sequence genome contains these proteins:
- the LOC127072103 gene encoding uncharacterized protein LOC127072103 isoform X25: MPKSETNVPIMTRSKKEGTFNDPKLSLNEVKNEATSKTITEKDKIDTPVVKQVQPMKEVMKTDVQVEKNMMDQSVEKKTEKKFVIEKSTDKDRSSSKNVESLILEKNKPKDPSALKKDESLIHEKNKPKEENRSTMKKDECSILEKNKPKENVRSSSKKDESLFHEYNKPKEEVHSFAKKDESLFCEKNKPKEENLFASKKDESLILEKNVVKEEVRSSSKKDEFCVLEKNVPKEELRPFSKKDESVFPEKNKPEEDNLFSSKKDEFLFVEKNKPKEEVRSSSQKDEFVIVEKNKPKEDDQPSSKKEEFFIVEKNKPFKPANVAVPRKSQPYVPPITNESPIVLATHLVPSLPVALFELLAEVIEVATERPVNLLYEPRSNRKVAKNITDIAILSANEEWEDGNLLPVSFIFKHRLNKDNSPSIYADVIIASDLTPHVEDIIDMRGYRCALPDRSKKVGATTLLYNYLHTVGEGPAFFGNTLDVDSQIAVLQMVAGKQAEVGILEAPVIMCHKDTLPGIESLRIVTSLGPLPPYRIMVNKTLSDNLVRKLTSSLLNCNQDVERMEKLASFGILGFAINSTDFYEFSDVKSAIKRGPYY; encoded by the exons ATGCCTAAATCGGAAACTAATGTACCGATCATGActcgatcgaaaaaagaaggaacattCAATGATCCAAAACTATCGCTTAATGAAGTAAAAAATGAAGCTACGAGTAAAACGATCACTGAGAAGGACAAAATTGATACACCGGTTGTGAAACAAGTACAACCGATGAAGGAAGTTATGAAAACTGATGTACAAGTTGAAAAGAATATGATGGATCAATCGGTCGAGAAGAAAactgaaaagaaatttgttatcGAGAAATCTACGGACAAAGATCGATCATCTTCAAAAAACGTTGAATCTTTGAtccttgaaaaaaat aaaccaAAAGATCCGTCTGCTTTGAAGAAAGATGAATCTTTGATCcacgaaaaaaat aaaccaaaagaagaaaatcgatctACTATGAAGAAAGATGAATGTTCCATTCTCGAAAAGAAT aaaccGAAAGAAAACGTTCGATCTTCTTCGAAGAAAGATGAATCTTTGTTCCACGAATATAAT aaaccaAAAGAAGAAGTTCATTCTTTCGCGAAGAAAGATGAATCTTTGTTCTGcgaaaaaaat aaaccaaaagaagaaaatttatttgccTCGAAGAAGGATGAATCTTTGAtccttgaaaaaaat gtAGTGAAAGAAGAAGTTCGATCTTCTTCGAAGAAAGATGAATTTTGCGTCCtcgaaaaaaat gTACCGAAAGAAGAATTACGACCTTTTTCGAAGAAGGATGAATCTGTGTTTCccgaaaaaaat aaaccagaagaagataatttattttcgtcgaagaaagatgaatttcttttcgtcgaGAAAAAT aaACCAAAAGAAGAAGTTCGATCTTCCTCGCAGAAAGATGAATTTGTGATCGTGGAAAAAAAT aaaccaAAAGAAGATGATCAACCTTCttcgaagaaagaggaattttttattgtagaaaaaaat aaaccaTTTAAACCCGCGAACGTTGCTGTACCAAGAAAAAGTCAACCCTACGTGCCACCCATTACAAATGAATCTCCAATCGTATTAGCTACACATTTAGTACCGTCCTTACCAGTTGCTCTTTTTGAATTATTGGCCGAAGTGATCGAAGTTGCAACAGAAAGGCCTGTTAATCTTTTATACGAGCCTAGATCTAATAGGAAAGTAGCAAAGAATATTACCGACATCG CTATTTTGTCAGCCAATGAAGAATGGGAAGATGGTAATCTTTTGCCAgtatcttttatattcaaaCATCGTCTTAATAAGGATAATTCACCTTCTATTTATGCCGATGTTATTATTGCTTCGGATCTCACACCTCATGTTGAA GATATCATTGACATGCGTGGATATAGATGTGCTTTACCTGACAGGTCTAAAAAAGTAGGAGCTACAACactattgtataattatttgcaTACTGTTGGAGAAGGTCCAGCTTTCTTCGGCAATACTTTAG atGTCGACTCACAAATAGCTGTCTTACAAATGGTCGCTGGTAAACAAGCTGAAGTAGGCATTTTGGAAGCTCCTGTTATCATGTGCCATAAGGACACTTTGCCCGGCATAGAATCACTTCGTATAGTCACCAGTTTGGGACCATTACCACCTTATCGTATCATGGTTAATAAAACTCTATCTG ataatCTTGTAAGAAAGCTAACATCTTCTCTACTTAATTGTAATCAAGATGTTGAACGGATGGAAAAACTAGCATCTTTTGGAATCTTAGGTTTTGCCATCAATTCCACAGATTTCTATGAATTTAGTGATGTTAAGTCTGCCATTAAAAGGGGACCGTATTATTGA
- the LOC127072103 gene encoding uncharacterized protein LOC127072103 isoform X22, giving the protein MPKSETNVPIMTRSKKEGTFNDPKLSLNEVKNEATSKTITEKDKIDTPVVKQVQPMKEVMKTDVQVEKNMMDQSVEKKTEKKFVIEKSTDKDRSSSKNVESLILEKNKPKEENLFASKKDESLILEKNVPKEEVRSFTKKDEYFFLETNKSKEEVRSSTKKDESPVLEKNVVKEEVRSSSKKDEFCVLEKNIAKEELRSSSKKDEFCILEKNKAKEEDRSCSTKDEFLILEKNVPKEELRPFSKKDESVFPEKNKPEEDNLFSSKKDEFLFVEKNKPKEEVRSSSQKDEFVIVEKNKPKEDDQPSSKKEEFFIVEKNKPFKPANVAVPRKSQPYVPPITNESPIVLATHLVPSLPVALFELLAEVIEVATERPVNLLYEPRSNRKVAKNITDIAILSANEEWEDGNLLPVSFIFKHRLNKDNSPSIYADVIIASDLTPHVEDIIDMRGYRCALPDRSKKVGATTLLYNYLHTVGEGPAFFGNTLDVDSQIAVLQMVAGKQAEVGILEAPVIMCHKDTLPGIESLRIVTSLGPLPPYRIMVNKTLSDNLVRKLTSSLLNCNQDVERMEKLASFGILGFAINSTDFYEFSDVKSAIKRGPYY; this is encoded by the exons ATGCCTAAATCGGAAACTAATGTACCGATCATGActcgatcgaaaaaagaaggaacattCAATGATCCAAAACTATCGCTTAATGAAGTAAAAAATGAAGCTACGAGTAAAACGATCACTGAGAAGGACAAAATTGATACACCGGTTGTGAAACAAGTACAACCGATGAAGGAAGTTATGAAAACTGATGTACAAGTTGAAAAGAATATGATGGATCAATCGGTCGAGAAGAAAactgaaaagaaatttgttatcGAGAAATCTACGGACAAAGATCGATCATCTTCAAAAAACGTTGAATCTTTGAtccttgaaaaaaat aaaccaaaagaagaaaatttatttgccTCGAAGAAGGATGAATCTTTGAtccttgaaaaaaat gtacCTAAAGAAGAAGTTCGATCTTTTACGAAGAAAGATGAATATTTCTTCCTCGAAACAAAT aAATCCAAAGAAGAAGTGCGATCTTCTACGAAGAAAGATGAATCACCCGTCCTTGAAAAAAAT gtAGTGAAAGAAGAAGTTCGATCTTCTTCGAAGAAAGATGAATTTTGCGTCCtcgaaaaaaat atagcGAAAGAAGAACTTCGATCTTCTTCGAAGAAGGATGAATTTTGCattctcgaaaaaaat aaagcaaaagaagaagatcgaTCTTGTTCGACGAAAGATGAATTTTTGATTCTCGAAAAGAAT gTACCGAAAGAAGAATTACGACCTTTTTCGAAGAAGGATGAATCTGTGTTTCccgaaaaaaat aaaccagaagaagataatttattttcgtcgaagaaagatgaatttcttttcgtcgaGAAAAAT aaACCAAAAGAAGAAGTTCGATCTTCCTCGCAGAAAGATGAATTTGTGATCGTGGAAAAAAAT aaaccaAAAGAAGATGATCAACCTTCttcgaagaaagaggaattttttattgtagaaaaaaat aaaccaTTTAAACCCGCGAACGTTGCTGTACCAAGAAAAAGTCAACCCTACGTGCCACCCATTACAAATGAATCTCCAATCGTATTAGCTACACATTTAGTACCGTCCTTACCAGTTGCTCTTTTTGAATTATTGGCCGAAGTGATCGAAGTTGCAACAGAAAGGCCTGTTAATCTTTTATACGAGCCTAGATCTAATAGGAAAGTAGCAAAGAATATTACCGACATCG CTATTTTGTCAGCCAATGAAGAATGGGAAGATGGTAATCTTTTGCCAgtatcttttatattcaaaCATCGTCTTAATAAGGATAATTCACCTTCTATTTATGCCGATGTTATTATTGCTTCGGATCTCACACCTCATGTTGAA GATATCATTGACATGCGTGGATATAGATGTGCTTTACCTGACAGGTCTAAAAAAGTAGGAGCTACAACactattgtataattatttgcaTACTGTTGGAGAAGGTCCAGCTTTCTTCGGCAATACTTTAG atGTCGACTCACAAATAGCTGTCTTACAAATGGTCGCTGGTAAACAAGCTGAAGTAGGCATTTTGGAAGCTCCTGTTATCATGTGCCATAAGGACACTTTGCCCGGCATAGAATCACTTCGTATAGTCACCAGTTTGGGACCATTACCACCTTATCGTATCATGGTTAATAAAACTCTATCTG ataatCTTGTAAGAAAGCTAACATCTTCTCTACTTAATTGTAATCAAGATGTTGAACGGATGGAAAAACTAGCATCTTTTGGAATCTTAGGTTTTGCCATCAATTCCACAGATTTCTATGAATTTAGTGATGTTAAGTCTGCCATTAAAAGGGGACCGTATTATTGA
- the LOC127072103 gene encoding gelsolin-related protein of 125 kDa-like isoform X1, producing MPKSETNVPIMTRSKKEGTFNDPKLSLNEVKNEATSKTITEKDKIDTPVVKQVQPMKEVMKTDVQVEKNMMDQSVEKKTEKKFVIEKSTDKDRSSSKNVESLILEKNKPKDPSALKKDESLIHEKNKPKEENRSTMKKDECSILEKNKPKENVRSSSKKDESLFHEYNKPKEEVHSFAKKDESLFCEKNKPKEENLFASKKDESLILEKNVPKEEVRSFTKKDEYFFLETNKSKEEVRSSTKKDESPVLEKNVVKEEVRSSSKKDEFCVLEKNIAKEELRSSSKKDEFCILEKNKAKEEDRSCSTKDEFLILEKNVPKEELRPFSKKDESVFPEKNKPEEDNLFSSKKDEFLFVEKNKPKEEVRSSSQKDEFVIVEKNKPKEDDQPSSKKEEFFIVEKNKPFKPANVAVPRKSQPYVPPITNESPIVLATHLVPSLPVALFELLAEVIEVATERPVNLLYEPRSNRKVAKNITDIAILSANEEWEDGNLLPVSFIFKHRLNKDNSPSIYADVIIASDLTPHVEDIIDMRGYRCALPDRSKKVGATTLLYNYLHTVGEGPAFFGNTLDVDSQIAVLQMVAGKQAEVGILEAPVIMCHKDTLPGIESLRIVTSLGPLPPYRIMVNKTLSDNLVRKLTSSLLNCNQDVERMEKLASFGILGFAINSTDFYEFSDVKSAIKRGPYY from the exons ATGCCTAAATCGGAAACTAATGTACCGATCATGActcgatcgaaaaaagaaggaacattCAATGATCCAAAACTATCGCTTAATGAAGTAAAAAATGAAGCTACGAGTAAAACGATCACTGAGAAGGACAAAATTGATACACCGGTTGTGAAACAAGTACAACCGATGAAGGAAGTTATGAAAACTGATGTACAAGTTGAAAAGAATATGATGGATCAATCGGTCGAGAAGAAAactgaaaagaaatttgttatcGAGAAATCTACGGACAAAGATCGATCATCTTCAAAAAACGTTGAATCTTTGAtccttgaaaaaaat aaaccaAAAGATCCGTCTGCTTTGAAGAAAGATGAATCTTTGATCcacgaaaaaaat aaaccaaaagaagaaaatcgatctACTATGAAGAAAGATGAATGTTCCATTCTCGAAAAGAAT aaaccGAAAGAAAACGTTCGATCTTCTTCGAAGAAAGATGAATCTTTGTTCCACGAATATAAT aaaccaAAAGAAGAAGTTCATTCTTTCGCGAAGAAAGATGAATCTTTGTTCTGcgaaaaaaat aaaccaaaagaagaaaatttatttgccTCGAAGAAGGATGAATCTTTGAtccttgaaaaaaat gtacCTAAAGAAGAAGTTCGATCTTTTACGAAGAAAGATGAATATTTCTTCCTCGAAACAAAT aAATCCAAAGAAGAAGTGCGATCTTCTACGAAGAAAGATGAATCACCCGTCCTTGAAAAAAAT gtAGTGAAAGAAGAAGTTCGATCTTCTTCGAAGAAAGATGAATTTTGCGTCCtcgaaaaaaat atagcGAAAGAAGAACTTCGATCTTCTTCGAAGAAGGATGAATTTTGCattctcgaaaaaaat aaagcaaaagaagaagatcgaTCTTGTTCGACGAAAGATGAATTTTTGATTCTCGAAAAGAAT gTACCGAAAGAAGAATTACGACCTTTTTCGAAGAAGGATGAATCTGTGTTTCccgaaaaaaat aaaccagaagaagataatttattttcgtcgaagaaagatgaatttcttttcgtcgaGAAAAAT aaACCAAAAGAAGAAGTTCGATCTTCCTCGCAGAAAGATGAATTTGTGATCGTGGAAAAAAAT aaaccaAAAGAAGATGATCAACCTTCttcgaagaaagaggaattttttattgtagaaaaaaat aaaccaTTTAAACCCGCGAACGTTGCTGTACCAAGAAAAAGTCAACCCTACGTGCCACCCATTACAAATGAATCTCCAATCGTATTAGCTACACATTTAGTACCGTCCTTACCAGTTGCTCTTTTTGAATTATTGGCCGAAGTGATCGAAGTTGCAACAGAAAGGCCTGTTAATCTTTTATACGAGCCTAGATCTAATAGGAAAGTAGCAAAGAATATTACCGACATCG CTATTTTGTCAGCCAATGAAGAATGGGAAGATGGTAATCTTTTGCCAgtatcttttatattcaaaCATCGTCTTAATAAGGATAATTCACCTTCTATTTATGCCGATGTTATTATTGCTTCGGATCTCACACCTCATGTTGAA GATATCATTGACATGCGTGGATATAGATGTGCTTTACCTGACAGGTCTAAAAAAGTAGGAGCTACAACactattgtataattatttgcaTACTGTTGGAGAAGGTCCAGCTTTCTTCGGCAATACTTTAG atGTCGACTCACAAATAGCTGTCTTACAAATGGTCGCTGGTAAACAAGCTGAAGTAGGCATTTTGGAAGCTCCTGTTATCATGTGCCATAAGGACACTTTGCCCGGCATAGAATCACTTCGTATAGTCACCAGTTTGGGACCATTACCACCTTATCGTATCATGGTTAATAAAACTCTATCTG ataatCTTGTAAGAAAGCTAACATCTTCTCTACTTAATTGTAATCAAGATGTTGAACGGATGGAAAAACTAGCATCTTTTGGAATCTTAGGTTTTGCCATCAATTCCACAGATTTCTATGAATTTAGTGATGTTAAGTCTGCCATTAAAAGGGGACCGTATTATTGA
- the LOC127072103 gene encoding cytadherence high molecular weight protein 1-like isoform X13, with protein sequence MPKSETNVPIMTRSKKEGTFNDPKLSLNEVKNEATSKTITEKDKIDTPVVKQVQPMKEVMKTDVQVEKNMMDQSVEKKTEKKFVIEKSTDKDRSSSKNVESLILEKNKPKDPSALKKDESLIHEKNKPKEENRSTMKKDECSILEKNKPKENVRSSSKKDESLFHEYNKPKEEVHSFAKKDESLFCEKNKPKEENLFASKKDESLILEKNVPKEEVRSFTKKDEYFFLETNKSKEEVRSSTKKDESPVLEKNVVKEEVRSSSKKDEFCVLEKNIAKEELRSSSKKDEFCILEKNVPKEELRPFSKKDESVFPEKNKPEEDNLFSSKKDEFLFVEKNKPKEDDQPSSKKEEFFIVEKNKPFKPANVAVPRKSQPYVPPITNESPIVLATHLVPSLPVALFELLAEVIEVATERPVNLLYEPRSNRKVAKNITDIAILSANEEWEDGNLLPVSFIFKHRLNKDNSPSIYADVIIASDLTPHVEDIIDMRGYRCALPDRSKKVGATTLLYNYLHTVGEGPAFFGNTLDVDSQIAVLQMVAGKQAEVGILEAPVIMCHKDTLPGIESLRIVTSLGPLPPYRIMVNKTLSDNLVRKLTSSLLNCNQDVERMEKLASFGILGFAINSTDFYEFSDVKSAIKRGPYY encoded by the exons ATGCCTAAATCGGAAACTAATGTACCGATCATGActcgatcgaaaaaagaaggaacattCAATGATCCAAAACTATCGCTTAATGAAGTAAAAAATGAAGCTACGAGTAAAACGATCACTGAGAAGGACAAAATTGATACACCGGTTGTGAAACAAGTACAACCGATGAAGGAAGTTATGAAAACTGATGTACAAGTTGAAAAGAATATGATGGATCAATCGGTCGAGAAGAAAactgaaaagaaatttgttatcGAGAAATCTACGGACAAAGATCGATCATCTTCAAAAAACGTTGAATCTTTGAtccttgaaaaaaat aaaccaAAAGATCCGTCTGCTTTGAAGAAAGATGAATCTTTGATCcacgaaaaaaat aaaccaaaagaagaaaatcgatctACTATGAAGAAAGATGAATGTTCCATTCTCGAAAAGAAT aaaccGAAAGAAAACGTTCGATCTTCTTCGAAGAAAGATGAATCTTTGTTCCACGAATATAAT aaaccaAAAGAAGAAGTTCATTCTTTCGCGAAGAAAGATGAATCTTTGTTCTGcgaaaaaaat aaaccaaaagaagaaaatttatttgccTCGAAGAAGGATGAATCTTTGAtccttgaaaaaaat gtacCTAAAGAAGAAGTTCGATCTTTTACGAAGAAAGATGAATATTTCTTCCTCGAAACAAAT aAATCCAAAGAAGAAGTGCGATCTTCTACGAAGAAAGATGAATCACCCGTCCTTGAAAAAAAT gtAGTGAAAGAAGAAGTTCGATCTTCTTCGAAGAAAGATGAATTTTGCGTCCtcgaaaaaaat atagcGAAAGAAGAACTTCGATCTTCTTCGAAGAAGGATGAATTTTGCattctcgaaaaaaat gTACCGAAAGAAGAATTACGACCTTTTTCGAAGAAGGATGAATCTGTGTTTCccgaaaaaaat aaaccagaagaagataatttattttcgtcgaagaaagatgaatttcttttcgtcgaGAAAAAT aaaccaAAAGAAGATGATCAACCTTCttcgaagaaagaggaattttttattgtagaaaaaaat aaaccaTTTAAACCCGCGAACGTTGCTGTACCAAGAAAAAGTCAACCCTACGTGCCACCCATTACAAATGAATCTCCAATCGTATTAGCTACACATTTAGTACCGTCCTTACCAGTTGCTCTTTTTGAATTATTGGCCGAAGTGATCGAAGTTGCAACAGAAAGGCCTGTTAATCTTTTATACGAGCCTAGATCTAATAGGAAAGTAGCAAAGAATATTACCGACATCG CTATTTTGTCAGCCAATGAAGAATGGGAAGATGGTAATCTTTTGCCAgtatcttttatattcaaaCATCGTCTTAATAAGGATAATTCACCTTCTATTTATGCCGATGTTATTATTGCTTCGGATCTCACACCTCATGTTGAA GATATCATTGACATGCGTGGATATAGATGTGCTTTACCTGACAGGTCTAAAAAAGTAGGAGCTACAACactattgtataattatttgcaTACTGTTGGAGAAGGTCCAGCTTTCTTCGGCAATACTTTAG atGTCGACTCACAAATAGCTGTCTTACAAATGGTCGCTGGTAAACAAGCTGAAGTAGGCATTTTGGAAGCTCCTGTTATCATGTGCCATAAGGACACTTTGCCCGGCATAGAATCACTTCGTATAGTCACCAGTTTGGGACCATTACCACCTTATCGTATCATGGTTAATAAAACTCTATCTG ataatCTTGTAAGAAAGCTAACATCTTCTCTACTTAATTGTAATCAAGATGTTGAACGGATGGAAAAACTAGCATCTTTTGGAATCTTAGGTTTTGCCATCAATTCCACAGATTTCTATGAATTTAGTGATGTTAAGTCTGCCATTAAAAGGGGACCGTATTATTGA
- the LOC127072103 gene encoding titin-like isoform X8, translated as MPKSETNVPIMTRSKKEGTFNDPKLSLNEVKNEATSKTITEKDKIDTPVVKQVQPMKEVMKTDVQVEKNMMDQSVEKKTEKKFVIEKSTDKDRSSSKNVESLILEKNKPKEENRSTMKKDECSILEKNKPKEEVHSFAKKDESLFCEKNKPKEENLFASKKDESLILEKNVPKEEVRSFTKKDEYFFLETNKSKEEVRSSTKKDESPVLEKNVVKEEVRSSSKKDEFCVLEKNIAKEELRSSSKKDEFCILEKNKAKEEDRSCSTKDEFLILEKNVPKEELRPFSKKDESVFPEKNKPEEDNLFSSKKDEFLFVEKNKPKEEVRSSSQKDEFVIVEKNKPKEDDQPSSKKEEFFIVEKNKPFKPANVAVPRKSQPYVPPITNESPIVLATHLVPSLPVALFELLAEVIEVATERPVNLLYEPRSNRKVAKNITDIAILSANEEWEDGNLLPVSFIFKHRLNKDNSPSIYADVIIASDLTPHVEDIIDMRGYRCALPDRSKKVGATTLLYNYLHTVGEGPAFFGNTLDVDSQIAVLQMVAGKQAEVGILEAPVIMCHKDTLPGIESLRIVTSLGPLPPYRIMVNKTLSDNLVRKLTSSLLNCNQDVERMEKLASFGILGFAINSTDFYEFSDVKSAIKRGPYY; from the exons ATGCCTAAATCGGAAACTAATGTACCGATCATGActcgatcgaaaaaagaaggaacattCAATGATCCAAAACTATCGCTTAATGAAGTAAAAAATGAAGCTACGAGTAAAACGATCACTGAGAAGGACAAAATTGATACACCGGTTGTGAAACAAGTACAACCGATGAAGGAAGTTATGAAAACTGATGTACAAGTTGAAAAGAATATGATGGATCAATCGGTCGAGAAGAAAactgaaaagaaatttgttatcGAGAAATCTACGGACAAAGATCGATCATCTTCAAAAAACGTTGAATCTTTGAtccttgaaaaaaat aaaccaaaagaagaaaatcgatctACTATGAAGAAAGATGAATGTTCCATTCTCGAAAAGAAT aaaccaAAAGAAGAAGTTCATTCTTTCGCGAAGAAAGATGAATCTTTGTTCTGcgaaaaaaat aaaccaaaagaagaaaatttatttgccTCGAAGAAGGATGAATCTTTGAtccttgaaaaaaat gtacCTAAAGAAGAAGTTCGATCTTTTACGAAGAAAGATGAATATTTCTTCCTCGAAACAAAT aAATCCAAAGAAGAAGTGCGATCTTCTACGAAGAAAGATGAATCACCCGTCCTTGAAAAAAAT gtAGTGAAAGAAGAAGTTCGATCTTCTTCGAAGAAAGATGAATTTTGCGTCCtcgaaaaaaat atagcGAAAGAAGAACTTCGATCTTCTTCGAAGAAGGATGAATTTTGCattctcgaaaaaaat aaagcaaaagaagaagatcgaTCTTGTTCGACGAAAGATGAATTTTTGATTCTCGAAAAGAAT gTACCGAAAGAAGAATTACGACCTTTTTCGAAGAAGGATGAATCTGTGTTTCccgaaaaaaat aaaccagaagaagataatttattttcgtcgaagaaagatgaatttcttttcgtcgaGAAAAAT aaACCAAAAGAAGAAGTTCGATCTTCCTCGCAGAAAGATGAATTTGTGATCGTGGAAAAAAAT aaaccaAAAGAAGATGATCAACCTTCttcgaagaaagaggaattttttattgtagaaaaaaat aaaccaTTTAAACCCGCGAACGTTGCTGTACCAAGAAAAAGTCAACCCTACGTGCCACCCATTACAAATGAATCTCCAATCGTATTAGCTACACATTTAGTACCGTCCTTACCAGTTGCTCTTTTTGAATTATTGGCCGAAGTGATCGAAGTTGCAACAGAAAGGCCTGTTAATCTTTTATACGAGCCTAGATCTAATAGGAAAGTAGCAAAGAATATTACCGACATCG CTATTTTGTCAGCCAATGAAGAATGGGAAGATGGTAATCTTTTGCCAgtatcttttatattcaaaCATCGTCTTAATAAGGATAATTCACCTTCTATTTATGCCGATGTTATTATTGCTTCGGATCTCACACCTCATGTTGAA GATATCATTGACATGCGTGGATATAGATGTGCTTTACCTGACAGGTCTAAAAAAGTAGGAGCTACAACactattgtataattatttgcaTACTGTTGGAGAAGGTCCAGCTTTCTTCGGCAATACTTTAG atGTCGACTCACAAATAGCTGTCTTACAAATGGTCGCTGGTAAACAAGCTGAAGTAGGCATTTTGGAAGCTCCTGTTATCATGTGCCATAAGGACACTTTGCCCGGCATAGAATCACTTCGTATAGTCACCAGTTTGGGACCATTACCACCTTATCGTATCATGGTTAATAAAACTCTATCTG ataatCTTGTAAGAAAGCTAACATCTTCTCTACTTAATTGTAATCAAGATGTTGAACGGATGGAAAAACTAGCATCTTTTGGAATCTTAGGTTTTGCCATCAATTCCACAGATTTCTATGAATTTAGTGATGTTAAGTCTGCCATTAAAAGGGGACCGTATTATTGA